The following are encoded together in the Campylobacter devanensis genome:
- a CDS encoding nitrate reductase cytochrome c-type subunit yields MKKGLQNILLSATAALVLAACNLSTGQGSAVEDTQIGLRSVELKDEVNVKNPVITWKGDLPGNNEVYERSYENAPPLIPHSLEGLLPITIESNMCLTCHTPETAKEMGTIPAPQSHYMYLSTGKKTKELNTERFNCVQCHVPQADAEPLVKNNFKADFRDGEGNRSSNLIDVLNQGIK; encoded by the coding sequence ATGAAAAAGGGTTTGCAAAATATTTTACTTAGTGCGACTGCAGCACTAGTTTTAGCAGCTTGTAATTTGAGCACAGGACAAGGCTCAGCAGTAGAAGATACACAAATTGGCCTTAGAAGTGTGGAACTTAAAGATGAAGTTAATGTAAAAAATCCAGTAATTACTTGGAAAGGCGATCTGCCAGGTAACAATGAAGTATATGAAAGAAGCTATGAAAATGCTCCGCCATTAATTCCACATAGCTTGGAGGGTTTGTTGCCTATTACAATAGAGTCTAATATGTGTTTGACATGCCACACTCCAGAAACAGCTAAAGAAATGGGTACAATTCCAGCTCCACAAAGTCACTATATGTACCTATCAACTGGTAAAAAAACAAAAGAGCTAAATACAGAAAGATTTAACTGCGTTCAATGCCACGTACCGCAAGCAGATGCTGAACCGCTAGTTAAAAATAATTTTAAAGCTGATTTTAGAGATGGTGAGGGTAATAGATCATCTAATCTTATTGATGTTTTAAATCAAGGTATTAAATGA
- a CDS encoding 4Fe-4S dicluster domain-containing protein: MIDRRNLFAKFKQREPRLIAPPYFSGEFDCINCHAPCVSSCQRELLEFDDGRIKFNQYKLGCNFCKECAIACESIGKSVLNLAYPAKINASVEINTATCLAWNEVICYNCLDICKFRAIEYLGMFRPTVNDRCVGCSECVSVCVNNSVIVRGN; the protein is encoded by the coding sequence ATGATAGATAGGCGAAATCTCTTTGCTAAATTTAAGCAAAGAGAGCCTAGACTTATTGCACCACCATATTTTAGCGGAGAGTTTGATTGCATTAACTGCCATGCGCCTTGTGTGTCTAGTTGCCAAAGAGAACTTTTGGAGTTTGATGATGGTAGAATTAAATTTAACCAGTATAAGCTTGGTTGTAATTTTTGTAAAGAGTGCGCTATAGCGTGTGAATCTATAGGTAAGAGTGTGTTAAATTTGGCTTATCCGGCTAAAATAAATGCAAGCGTAGAGATAAATACGGCTACTTGCTTGGCTTGGAATGAGGTTATATGCTACAACTGCTTAGATATTTGTAAATTTAGAGCCATAGAGTATTTAGGAATGTTTAGGCCTACTGTTAATGATAGGTGCGTAGGGTGTAGTGAGTGCGTAAGCGTATGTGTAAATAACTCAGTAATTGTAAGGGGAAATTGA
- a CDS encoding WD40 repeat domain-containing protein, whose amino-acid sequence MRFFVVLFMAITFLWGSFELKLPANAVSVKLDKDELLIGLDNGELYNYSIKTQELNKMIDLPKFSNYFDNDIAPKIFSIDKLGEVVAILYESDNGTKSLGILENGNLKSFKMHTDGVKKIFLLDSNHVIFVTLSSEVEYYNFREGKVVFENKLTTSSTGDAAFDRKNGVIAIGIEGGVIFYFDTKLKRVVKQINAQKDTIYSVGIDDKLLISGSADKKSYFNNGSKEFYYEAKFLVYCVGISSDKGAFSTENSIKIIDKNGEIIKNIEYDGASLNYLIFNDEYLIGSSYDNKIYFWSM is encoded by the coding sequence ATGAGATTTTTTGTAGTTTTATTTATGGCTATTACATTTTTATGGGGTAGTTTTGAGTTAAAATTACCTGCAAATGCTGTAAGTGTCAAGCTTGATAAGGATGAGCTATTAATAGGGCTTGATAATGGTGAGCTTTATAATTATAGCATAAAGACTCAAGAGCTAAATAAGATGATAGATCTACCAAAGTTCTCAAATTATTTTGATAATGATATAGCACCAAAGATTTTTAGTATTGACAAACTTGGCGAAGTGGTAGCTATTTTGTATGAGAGCGATAATGGAACCAAGTCGCTTGGTATTTTAGAAAATGGAAATTTAAAGAGCTTTAAAATGCATACTGATGGAGTTAAAAAGATATTTTTACTCGATAGTAATCATGTAATTTTTGTTACTTTAAGTAGTGAGGTTGAGTATTATAATTTTAGAGAAGGTAAGGTTGTTTTTGAAAATAAATTAACTACTTCAAGCACTGGGGATGCTGCTTTTGACAGAAAAAATGGTGTTATAGCTATTGGGATTGAAGGTGGTGTGATATTTTATTTTGATACTAAGCTTAAAAGAGTTGTAAAGCAGATAAATGCTCAAAAAGATACAATTTATAGCGTTGGTATTGATGACAAATTACTAATTAGTGGTTCTGCTGATAAAAAATCATACTTTAATAACGGCTCCAAAGAGTTTTATTATGAGGCTAAATTTTTAGTATATTGTGTTGGAATAAGTAGTGATAAGGGAGCATTTAGTACAGAAAATAGTATAAAAATTATTGATAAAAATGGTGAAATAATTAAAAATATAGAGTATGATGGAGCTTCATTAAATTATTTAATTTTTAATGATGAGTATCTAATTGGTTCAAGCTATGATAATAAAATATATTTTTGGAGTATGTAA
- a CDS encoding chaperone NapD — protein MNNISSVVITLMNPNLCEEVATKIDKISNCEVAAKENDKIVAVIESADLDEELATFRMLEQIEGVSTVAMIYSYQDLEGDISKANSNDIGSIVRKIDEMDVKDIKYNGNPNI, from the coding sequence ATGAATAATATATCAAGTGTGGTTATAACTCTAATGAATCCTAATCTTTGCGAAGAAGTAGCTACAAAAATAGATAAGATTTCAAACTGTGAAGTAGCTGCTAAAGAAAATGATAAAATAGTAGCTGTCATAGAGTCTGCAGATTTAGATGAAGAGTTGGCTACTTTTAGAATGTTAGAACAAATAGAAGGCGTAAGTACCGTAGCTATGATATATAGCTATCAAGATTTAGAAGGCGATATATCTAAAGCCAACTCAAATGATATAGGTAGTATAGTGCGCAAAATAGATGAAATGGATGTTAAAGATATAAAATATAATGGCAATCCAAATATTTGA
- the truA gene encoding tRNA pseudouridine(38-40) synthase TruA, with translation MKIALKYSYDGSKFSGSQTQPNMLAVEDAINEALNHVGIYEPILSGSRTDKGVHALNQISTVHCGDFWNLNRLKDQISRHLSPYINLKDIWIVDKDFHPRFSATAREYRYIIYHGDKSPFLSDFVYFYRNLDLKRLNLALACFIGKQDFKPYYKVGSGEKSTIREIYKAYAYQIQKSAFSINRYSDKPNLTIIKFRANGFLRAQVRLMVANAIKAATSDEKLEEFIGLHKAQKPLTKMPAPPNGLYLKKVFFKT, from the coding sequence ATGAAAATAGCTCTCAAATATAGCTATGATGGATCTAAATTTAGCGGTTCTCAAACACAACCAAATATGCTAGCCGTAGAAGATGCTATAAATGAAGCATTAAATCATGTAGGAATTTATGAACCAATACTATCAGGCTCTAGAACCGATAAAGGCGTTCATGCATTAAACCAAATATCAACCGTGCATTGTGGCGATTTTTGGAATTTAAATAGATTAAAAGATCAAATTAGCCGCCATCTTAGCCCATATATTAATCTTAAAGATATATGGATTGTAGATAAAGATTTTCATCCTAGATTTAGCGCAACTGCTAGAGAGTATAGATATATAATCTATCATGGTGATAAATCACCATTTTTGAGTGATTTTGTATATTTTTATCGAAATTTAGACTTAAAAAGATTAAATTTAGCACTTGCTTGCTTTATTGGTAAACAAGATTTTAAACCATATTACAAAGTTGGAAGTGGTGAAAAATCAACTATTAGAGAGATTTACAAAGCTTATGCGTATCAAATTCAAAAATCTGCATTTAGCATAAATAGATATAGCGATAAACCAAATTTAACTATTATTAAATTTAGAGCCAATGGCTTTTTAAGAGCTCAAGTTAGGCTAATGGTCGCAAACGCTATAAAAGCTGCAACTAGCGATGAAAAGCTAGAGGAGTTTATAGGGCTTCACAAAGCTCAAAAGCCACTAACAAAAATGCCAGCTCCACCAAATGGACTCTATCTAAAAAAGGTATTTTTTAAAACTTAA
- a CDS encoding LptF/LptG family permease — MNRVNQYLFSSFLSTFASLFATLFLIVSIVFFIQIARITSYIDISFFELLKLYLFMLPQILLFTIPIGFFVALAMSFFRLSRENESIVIFTLGYNPKDIAKFFLKISTILSITLLFIALVAMPTAMNLNNNFVAYKKTKLSLNIKPSEFGQKFGEWMVFIDKQNIDENLSKYENIVLYNHNKDNERFITASSGDITNENARLNLILKDGYIYDIKDNKWNVSKYDLLTIRSNIQDSSNDNFSITAYWKQTSSDPKVAKNLTIYCLIALFPLASTLFALSFGIVTYRYEKGMVYIGIFAVLSAYFTAILLLSKHPFYGIPLVFVVTFLLSQVAFINKVVKKY, encoded by the coding sequence ATGAATAGAGTTAATCAATATCTTTTTAGTAGCTTTTTATCGACTTTTGCCTCTTTATTTGCTACGCTATTTTTAATAGTTTCAATTGTATTTTTTATCCAAATTGCTAGAATTACTAGCTATATAGATATTAGTTTTTTTGAGCTTCTTAAATTATATCTATTTATGCTTCCGCAAATTCTACTTTTTACCATACCTATTGGATTTTTTGTTGCTTTAGCGATGAGTTTTTTTCGTCTTTCAAGAGAGAATGAGAGCATAGTTATATTTACCTTAGGATACAATCCAAAAGATATAGCCAAATTTTTTCTAAAAATATCAACTATACTATCAATTACGCTATTATTTATAGCTCTTGTTGCAATGCCTACTGCAATGAATTTAAATAATAACTTTGTAGCATATAAAAAAACCAAACTAAGCCTAAATATAAAACCAAGCGAATTTGGGCAGAAATTTGGCGAGTGGATGGTATTTATAGATAAGCAAAATATAGATGAAAATCTCTCAAAATATGAAAATATTGTATTATATAATCACAACAAAGATAACGAAAGATTTATTACTGCTAGCAGTGGCGATATCACAAATGAAAATGCAAGACTAAATTTAATCTTAAAAGATGGCTATATTTATGATATTAAAGATAACAAATGGAATGTTTCAAAATATGACTTACTAACGATTCGTTCAAATATACAAGATAGTTCTAATGATAATTTTAGTATAACTGCATACTGGAAACAAACCAGTAGCGATCCAAAAGTTGCTAAAAATCTTACAATATACTGCCTTATCGCCCTATTCCCTCTAGCTAGTACTCTATTTGCACTAAGCTTTGGAATTGTAACATATAGATATGAAAAAGGTATGGTATATATTGGAATATTTGCTGTTTTATCGGCATATTTTACAGCAATTTTACTACTATCTAAACATCCATTTTATGGAATTCCGCTTGTTTTTGTGGTTACATTTTTATTAAGTCAAGTAGCATTTATAAATAAAGTGGTAAAAAAATACTAA
- a CDS encoding prepilin peptidase: MLLIFFIFGICLGSFTTVLITRIPIGEDFVFSRSRCPSCTKKLGATELIPLLSWVMLKAKCKNCKTKISSFYPLSELIVGFLAIFAFFLESNLILAMLLALIFAIFYALGAIDFRLKAVPNYLLMSGYFLAVLYASITQINNILDSFIIIGIMVILKSTLMLRPRHQILEPMGEADSIFIASMVAILGLEWGFIALFLGALVQLFIHISIKDKTIAFIPALFGGFIVAASLKNFTNINLGLI; encoded by the coding sequence ATGCTATTGATATTTTTTATTTTTGGGATATGTCTTGGCTCATTTACTACAGTTTTAATCACTCGCATACCTATTGGAGAGGATTTTGTCTTTAGTCGTAGCCGCTGCCCAAGCTGCACTAAAAAGCTTGGCGCTACTGAGCTTATACCTCTACTTTCGTGGGTAATGCTTAAAGCAAAGTGTAAAAACTGCAAAACAAAAATTTCGTCATTTTATCCGTTATCTGAACTAATAGTAGGATTTTTGGCAATTTTTGCCTTTTTTTTAGAATCAAATTTAATCTTAGCTATGCTTTTAGCGTTAATTTTTGCTATATTTTATGCCCTTGGGGCGATCGATTTTAGACTAAAAGCTGTTCCAAATTATCTTCTAATGAGTGGATATTTTTTGGCTGTATTATATGCTTCTATAACTCAAATTAACAATATTTTAGACTCATTTATCATAATTGGTATTATGGTAATACTAAAAAGCACTCTAATGCTACGCCCACGCCATCAAATTTTAGAACCAATGGGTGAGGCTGATAGTATTTTTATCGCTTCGATGGTGGCGATTTTAGGGCTTGAGTGGGGATTTATAGCTCTATTTTTAGGCGCATTAGTTCAGCTTTTTATCCACATATCTATAAAAGATAAAACCATTGCATTTATTCCGGCACTTTTTGGCGGATTTATCGTTGCTGCAAGCCTTAAGAATTTTACAAATATAAATTTAGGATTAATATGA
- the uppS gene encoding polyprenyl diphosphate synthase, protein MNILNHLAIIMDGNGRWAKNRSLVRTNGHKKGADVVNDIAIYCAKNNIKNLTLYAFSTENWKRPKSEVDFLLNLLLKFIKLKEELFLQNNIRFHTIGDLSPFSNKLKDAIANLKNKTQNNNGLNLILAINYGSQNEITRAVNLALENGYKITEQSIAKHLDSASFGDVDLLIRTGGEQRLSNFLLWQSSYAELAFTPTLWPDFNSKELEEIIAKFKSIHRKFGAI, encoded by the coding sequence ATGAATATATTAAATCATCTAGCTATAATTATGGATGGCAATGGAAGGTGGGCTAAAAATCGCTCTTTAGTACGGACTAATGGCCACAAAAAAGGTGCCGATGTGGTCAATGATATTGCCATATATTGTGCTAAAAATAATATAAAAAATTTAACACTTTATGCCTTTAGCACAGAAAACTGGAAACGACCAAAAAGCGAAGTTGATTTTTTACTAAATTTGCTTTTGAAATTTATCAAACTCAAAGAGGAGCTTTTTTTACAAAACAATATTAGATTCCATACTATAGGTGATTTAAGTCCATTTAGCAATAAACTAAAAGACGCCATAGCAAATCTAAAAAACAAAACCCAAAACAATAATGGATTAAATTTAATCCTAGCAATAAATTATGGAAGTCAAAATGAGATTACAAGAGCTGTAAATTTAGCTCTTGAAAATGGATATAAAATTACAGAACAAAGCATAGCCAAACATCTAGATAGTGCTAGCTTTGGAGATGTAGATCTACTTATTCGCACTGGTGGAGAACAAAGGCTTAGCAACTTTTTATTATGGCAGTCTAGCTATGCAGAACTAGCATTTACGCCAACTCTTTGGCCAGATTTTAACAGCAAAGAACTTGAAGAAATTATAGCTAAATTTAAATCCATTCACCGTAAATTTGGGGCAATTTAA
- the coaBC gene encoding bifunctional phosphopantothenoylcysteine decarboxylase/phosphopantothenate--cysteine ligase CoaBC, which yields MKNKNILLAVCGSISFYKAYEILSLLKKNGANVKVLLSDGVLKFATPVGFEALSDGVLTSLNESWTNGLDHISFSKNDLLIIAPASANSINKIANGIADNIFLQTILAASCPKIIAPAANNNMLDNPATIRNLKILNNDGFTIIEPITKTLACGDYGKGALNEPWLIVETAKRVLNQDEFYKGKKVIITGGPTTEKIDDARAITNHSSGKMAKALADSFYYAGADVVFISSIDFNTPYKIIKFKSSDQLNSILNQQIVAPDDILVMCAAVSDFICANPKYGKIKKDQMGDKIELKLNIDILKNLNLKCKKIGFKMEMDAKNALHNAKNMLMNKNLDAVCLNILGDDIKFGSNETKISFITKETVIQTSLAQKEIIASQITKLAKNI from the coding sequence ATGAAAAATAAAAATATTCTCTTAGCAGTTTGTGGGAGTATTAGCTTTTATAAAGCTTATGAAATTTTAAGTCTGCTTAAAAAAAATGGTGCAAATGTTAAAGTGCTACTAAGCGATGGGGTTCTTAAATTTGCTACTCCAGTGGGCTTTGAAGCTCTTAGCGATGGTGTTTTAACATCGCTTAATGAGAGCTGGACAAATGGTTTAGATCATATAAGCTTTAGTAAAAATGATCTGCTTATCATCGCACCAGCATCAGCTAATAGTATCAATAAAATTGCAAATGGAATAGCTGATAATATATTTTTACAAACAATTCTAGCAGCCTCTTGTCCTAAGATTATAGCTCCAGCTGCTAATAATAATATGCTAGATAATCCAGCCACAATTCGAAATTTAAAGATTTTAAATAATGATGGTTTTACAATTATTGAGCCAATTACTAAAACTTTAGCTTGTGGAGATTATGGAAAAGGTGCATTAAATGAGCCATGGCTAATTGTAGAAACCGCCAAAAGAGTATTAAACCAAGATGAGTTTTACAAAGGTAAAAAGGTTATAATCACTGGTGGTCCAACAACTGAAAAGATAGATGACGCAAGAGCTATTACCAATCACTCAAGCGGTAAAATGGCTAAAGCTTTAGCTGATAGCTTTTACTATGCTGGGGCTGATGTTGTATTTATTAGCTCTATTGATTTTAACACCCCATATAAGATAATCAAATTTAAAAGCTCAGACCAATTAAATAGCATATTAAATCAGCAAATAGTCGCTCCAGATGATATATTAGTAATGTGTGCAGCAGTTAGTGATTTTATCTGTGCTAATCCCAAATATGGCAAGATCAAAAAAGATCAAATGGGAGATAAAATTGAGCTAAAATTAAATATCGATATATTAAAAAATCTAAATTTAAAGTGTAAAAAAATTGGTTTTAAGATGGAAATGGACGCTAAAAATGCTCTACATAATGCTAAAAATATGCTAATGAATAAAAATCTTGATGCAGTGTGTTTAAATATCTTAGGAGATGATATTAAATTTGGCTCCAATGAGACCAAAATAAGCTTTATAACCAAAGAGACAGTTATACAAACAAGCCTAGCACAAAAAGAGATAATCGCATCACAAATTACTAAATTGGCAAAAAATATATGA
- the glmU gene encoding bifunctional UDP-N-acetylglucosamine diphosphorylase/glucosamine-1-phosphate N-acetyltransferase GlmU: protein MMKNISIIILAAGNGTRMKSPKSKVLHTLSGRSMIAHVVEKSLQISDDITVVLGYQFDEVSSEINREFNNINIVAQDTINFPGTAGAVMAAKPKFDKTLIICADMPLVATSELISLTQSNSDITIAAFESKDPFGYGRVVKNGDQVIKIVEQKDANEDEKAINLCNAGAYCFDTALLNSVLPQINNQNASNEYYLTDAIELALKAGKSVSSVLVNEQNFMGINDKLALSKAENIMQEQIKANLMKNGVIIRLPQTVFIDIRAKFEGECEIESGCVIKGDCLIKNSIIKSSSVIEYSTVIDSDIGPMAHLRPKSHIVSTHIGNFVELKNANLNSVKAGHLSYLGDCQIDSGTNVGCGTITCNYDGKNKHKTIIGKNVFIGSDTQLIAPLNIADDTLIAAGSSVTHDSHKGDLIIARAKQNNKSGFFYKFFGKKDEK from the coding sequence ATCATGAAAAATATATCAATAATTATACTAGCAGCTGGTAATGGTACTCGTATGAAATCACCTAAATCTAAAGTTCTACACACTCTAAGCGGTAGATCAATGATTGCTCATGTAGTAGAAAAATCACTCCAAATATCTGATGATATAACAGTAGTTTTAGGCTATCAATTTGATGAAGTAAGCTCAGAGATAAATAGAGAATTTAATAATATAAATATTGTCGCTCAAGATACTATCAACTTTCCTGGAACTGCTGGAGCTGTAATGGCAGCAAAACCTAAATTTGATAAAACTCTAATAATATGCGCTGATATGCCACTAGTTGCAACTAGCGAACTAATATCACTAACTCAATCAAATTCTGATATAACTATAGCTGCTTTTGAATCTAAAGATCCTTTTGGATATGGTAGAGTGGTAAAAAATGGCGATCAAGTTATCAAAATAGTAGAACAAAAAGATGCCAACGAAGATGAAAAAGCAATAAATCTATGCAACGCTGGGGCTTACTGCTTTGATACGGCTTTATTAAATTCAGTCCTACCACAGATAAATAACCAAAATGCAAGCAATGAATACTATCTAACAGACGCCATAGAACTAGCGTTAAAAGCTGGCAAAAGCGTAAGCTCTGTCTTAGTAAATGAGCAAAACTTTATGGGTATTAATGACAAGCTAGCTCTAAGCAAAGCTGAAAATATAATGCAAGAGCAGATAAAAGCAAATTTGATGAAAAATGGCGTTATCATTAGACTTCCTCAAACTGTATTTATAGATATTAGAGCCAAATTTGAAGGAGAGTGCGAGATAGAGAGTGGCTGTGTGATTAAAGGCGATTGTCTTATTAAAAACTCTATAATTAAAAGCAGTTCAGTTATAGAGTATAGCACCGTAATTGATAGTGATATTGGTCCGATGGCACACCTAAGACCAAAAAGCCACATAGTCTCTACTCACATTGGCAATTTTGTAGAGCTTAAAAATGCAAATTTAAATAGTGTAAAAGCTGGCCATTTAAGCTATTTGGGAGATTGCCAAATTGATAGTGGAACAAATGTAGGATGTGGTACAATCACTTGCAACTACGATGGTAAAAACAAACATAAAACCATAATAGGCAAAAATGTATTTATAGGTAGCGATACACAGCTTATTGCACCACTAAATATCGCTGATGATACTCTAATAGCAGCAGGTTCAAGCGTAACACACGATAGTCATAAAGGCGACCTAATCATAGCTAGAGCCAAACAAAATAATAAAAGTGGATTCTTTTATAAATTTTTTGGTAAAAAAGATGAAAAATAA
- a CDS encoding efflux RND transporter periplasmic adaptor subunit, translated as MKISKKLLIITGLIAVSGAILWWGLKDDEPKDKYITTVVKRGDIIQSVDAVGEVFSRNLVAVGAQVSGQIKELYVKVGDRVKAGDKIAQIDSIKQQNTLDQQLAALEILEAKLNSAKISVDIALKQYEREQNLAKQNATSQESLENAKDTYSLKLASLKEIEAQIKQTGIEINTARTNLGYTDIRAPFDGVVVSVPVEVGQTINANQTTPTLVNIADLSKMEIRLQVSEGDIPNIKVGNKVEYSILSNNTKKFTAYISSIDPGLTTLSDGKYSTSNSNSSSTSSSSAVYYYAKVNVDNSDEILRIGMTTENKIIIAENKDVLYLPTMAIKSGKDGKFVYIKNGDKIEQRAITTGITNGINTQILSGLSENEEVIYFHLNSASMQNMMNGSKRPMMRL; from the coding sequence ATGAAAATTTCAAAAAAATTATTAATTATTACCGGTCTTATAGCTGTTAGTGGAGCTATTTTATGGTGGGGATTAAAAGATGATGAGCCAAAAGATAAATATATCACAACAGTTGTTAAACGCGGAGATATCATACAAAGCGTAGATGCTGTGGGTGAAGTTTTTTCTCGTAATTTAGTTGCTGTGGGTGCTCAAGTAAGCGGTCAGATAAAAGAGCTATATGTAAAAGTAGGTGATAGAGTAAAAGCCGGAGATAAAATAGCTCAAATAGATAGCATAAAGCAGCAAAATACGCTCGATCAGCAACTTGCGGCTTTGGAGATTTTAGAAGCGAAGCTAAATTCGGCTAAAATTTCAGTTGATATCGCATTAAAGCAGTATGAAAGGGAGCAAAACCTAGCTAAACAAAACGCCACAAGCCAAGAGAGCTTAGAAAATGCTAAAGATACTTATAGTTTAAAATTAGCTAGTTTAAAAGAGATAGAAGCTCAAATCAAACAAACTGGAATTGAGATTAATACTGCTAGAACAAATTTGGGCTATACTGATATTAGGGCGCCATTTGATGGAGTTGTAGTATCTGTGCCTGTGGAGGTGGGTCAAACTATCAACGCTAATCAAACAACTCCAACCTTAGTAAATATCGCAGATTTAAGCAAAATGGAGATAAGATTGCAAGTTAGCGAAGGAGATATACCAAATATTAAGGTAGGAAATAAGGTAGAATACTCGATTCTTTCAAATAATACTAAAAAATTTACCGCATATATAAGCTCAATTGACCCAGGTTTGACTACTTTAAGTGATGGCAAATACTCCACTTCAAATTCAAATTCAAGCAGTACTAGCTCAAGCTCAGCTGTATATTATTATGCTAAGGTAAATGTAGATAATAGTGATGAGATTTTGCGTATAGGTATGACAACAGAAAATAAAATAATAATTGCTGAAAATAAAGATGTCTTATATCTACCTACAATGGCGATAAAATCAGGTAAAGATGGTAAATTTGTATATATTAAAAATGGTGATAAAATCGAACAAAGAGCTATAACTACAGGAATTACAAATGGTATAAATACACAAATTCTAAGCGGTCTTAGCGAAAATGAAGAGGTAATATATTTTCATCTAAACTCAGCTAGTATGCAAAATATGATGAATGGCTCTAAAAGACCGATGATGAGGTTGTAA